The proteins below come from a single Oncorhynchus tshawytscha isolate Ot180627B linkage group LG22, Otsh_v2.0, whole genome shotgun sequence genomic window:
- the emilin3a gene encoding EMILIN-3, translating to MHIVVALHPILLLSVTLSLADAKSYRPHQSNLYKAGPNPHHLVHGKPTSRHKNHCAYVVEKTMSFTMQNGVTPYVKAEYNKCAWGQKCSTLMYRLMYKPVYKVAHKTVTELEWRCCPGYSGYGCMEGPPAYNHPIKAMPPFKVSPFKGPPIKGNPWSQTKGPPPMKSYPMLAKDPPMKGPPPMKSYPMKAKGPPPSKSYPIRHFGPPMTHPSYPVSSFERYPSVPQHHRQPDHHEPEPDHHSDPDHHEPDQHQPQPDHHEEPDHQGPDHHQPESDLEPEHHHHQQPGPDQPDHPDHTDHSELEPVAEETAPLVGSQEIDGQALDTVGSESAERLDRMEEDMRHLSRGLETLSGTVNGLEDSLRASLQEDASRMLSALLSASPGPVPALSSSPHSIVGFADIPGGNPDAEGLDGGQAFPGLGELTGRVEELRAELQAKAAELEELRGTVIKHDDTLKKMSGGMASLTGTPLRDTQKAMEDLVDVKLGGARTEIIDGFEKRVESAESRCEENAGEVRRQCHREQQERQEQMEQALEGSATGLRKELGLVQAQIQGHDLTERCCGTVTGLAERVHMLEQSVAVLNQSQEHLRVELGGHKAHVEGMLEGRLGYVEAKLNLTGSGKVRGGRSGSSGSGGVQGSSLEGGMGPGGLEARLEGKLKALEGRLLTAVEELGNATAPALLEGHVVPTLETKLESIRRRLELDVDSVQKQLRGLELLCMSSSQPIHQGETATLNTHVVDEEKKGGGELKGLLDVQADRLNSVNLTLQSLLTRLSQREDHREGEGSSVQGEIMLLKFNVRSVNRILKGLKDTVVSVVRDVGHANTTWQEREERLAQQVKGVVQLVGRQASMLGAGERRLTRLKGELQELRRRLAGEVQGCRSTALGVQKEVVEVGGRLASMEGQCKGFSHLAEDLERIRAELERQSDVYLSQVNGTLTNHTHQLSELRQELRNCTSKAEPTQQNLFLVESEQLRGDQ from the exons ATGCACATTGTGGTGGCATTACATCCCATTCTCCtcctgtcagtcactctgtcactGGCTGATGCCAAATCCTACAGACCCCACCAGTCCAACCTCTACAAAGCTGGACCCAATCCTCACCACCTTGTCCATGGGAAGCCCACCAGCAGGCACAA GAACCACTGTGCCTATGTGGTTGAGAAGACTATGTCATTCACCATGCAGAATGGGGTAACACCCTATGTCAAGGCTGAGTACAACAAGTGTGCCTGGGGTCAGAAGTGTTCAACACTCAT GTACCGTCTGATGTACAAGCCAGTCTATAAAGTTGCCCATAAGACTGTCACTGAGCTGGAATGGCGTTGCTGTCCAGGCTACTCTGGCTATGGCTGCATGGAGGGACCCCCAGCCTACAACCACCCAATTAAGGCGATGCCTCCATTCAAGGTCTCACCATTCAAGGGCCCACCCATTAAAGGAAATCCCTGGAGTCAGACCAAGGGCCCTCCTCCCATGAAATCTTACCCAATGCTTGCCAAGGACCCTCCCATGAAGGGACCTCCTCCTATGAAGTCTTACCCCATGAAAGCAAAAGGTCCTCCTCCCAGCAAGTCCTACCCTATACGTCACTTTGGGCCTCCTATGACCCACCCCTCCTACCCAGTGTCCTCCTTTGAGCGTTACCCTTCTGTGCCACAGCACCACCGACAGCCAGACCACCACGAGCCTGAACCAGACCATCACTCAGATCCAGATCACCACGAGCCAGACCAACATCAACCTCAACCAGACCACCATGAGGAACCAGACCACCAGGGGCCAGACCACCACCAGCCTGAATCTGATCTAGAGCCAGAACATCACCATCACCAGCAACCTGGACCAGACCAACCTGATCATCCAGACCACACAGATCACTCAGAGCTGGAGCCCGTTGCTGAAGAAACAGCTCCCCTTGTTGGCAGCCAAGAAATCGATG GCCAGGCTCTAGACACAGTGGGCAGTGAGTCTGCAGAGCGTCTGGATCGGATGGAGGAGGACATGCGGCATCTATCCCGGGGTCTGGAGACACTTAGTGGGACAGTGAATGGTCTGGAGGACAGCCTGCGTGCCTCACTACAAGAGGACGCAAGCAGGATGCTCTCCGCCCTTCTGTCTGCATCACCAGGCCCTGTCCCCGCTCTGTCCTCCTCCCCCCACTCCATTGTAGGCTTTGCAGACATCCCAGGAGGGAACCCTGATGCAGAGGGGCTGGATGGTGGCCAGGCATTCCCAGGGCTGGGCGAGCTGACGGGAAGGGTGGAGGAGCTCCGGGCTGAGCTGCAGGCAAAGGCCGCTGAGCTGGAGGAGCTGAGAGGCACGGTTATCAAGCACGACGACACACTGAAGAAGATGTCAGGAGGGATGGCTAGCTTAACAGGGACCCCATTGAGAGACACCCAGAAGGCCATGGAGGATCTAGTGGACGTCAAGTTGGGTGGGGCCCGGACGGAGATCATCGATGGGTTTGAGAAGCGCGTGGAGAGTGCTGAGAGCCGCTGTGAAGAGAATGCCGGGGAGGTGAGGCGGCAATGCCACagagagcagcaggagaggcaggaACAGATGGAGCAGGCCCTGGAGGGCAGCGCCACGGGATTGAGGAAGGAGCTGGGACTTGTGCAGGCTCAGATTCAGGGACATGAcctgacagagagatgctgtggtACAGTCACTGGCCTGGCTGAGAGGGTGCATATGCTGGAACAGTCAGTGGCAGTCCTCAACCAGTCCCAGGAGCACTTGAGGGTGGAGCTGGGTGGGCACAAGGCCCATGTAGAGGGCATGCTGGAGGGCCGTCTGGGGTATGTGGAGGCTAAGCTCAACCTGACAGGGAGTGGAAAGGTCAGGGGTGGCAGAAGTGGGAGCAGTGGTAGTGGCGGGGTCCAGGGTAGCAGcttagagggagggatggggccAGGTGGCCTGGAGGCCCGTCTGGAGGGGAAGCTAAAGGCTCTGGAGGGTCGTCTTCTGACGGCTGTGGAGGAGCTGGGGAACGCTACAGCCCCTGCCCTGCTTGAGGGCCACGTCGTGCCCACGCTGGAGACAAAGCTGGAGTCCATCAGGAGAAGGCTGGAGCTGGATGTGGACAGTGTGCAGAAACAGCTGCGTGGCTTGGAACTCCTCTGCATGTCctcctctcagcccatccaccagGGAGAAACAGCCACATTGAACACTCATGTGGTGgatgaggagaagaaaggaggaggagagttgaagGGTCTCCTGGATGTGCAGGCTGACCGTCTGAACAGCGTTAATCTCACGCTGCAGAGCCTCCTGACCAGACTGTCCCAGAGGGAAGACCaccgggagggagaggggagctcaGTCCAGGGTGAAATCATGCTGCTTAAATTCAACGTTCGCTCCGTGAACCGCATCTTGAAGGGCCTGAAGGACACTGTAGTGTCAGTGGTCCGGGATGTGGGGCACGCCAACACCACATGGCAGGAGCGGGAGGAGCGCCTGGCCCAGCAGGTGAAGGGCGTGGTGCAGCTGGTGGGGCGCCAGGCCTCCATGCTAGGGgcgggagagaggaggctgacccGGCTAAAAGGAGAGCTCCAGGAGCTGAGGAGGCGGCTGGCCGGTGAGGTGCAGGGCTGCCGCTCCACTGCGCTGGGAGTCCAGAAGGAGGTTGTGGAGGTGGGGGGGCGCTTGGCCAGCATGGAGGGCCAGTGTAAAGGCTTCAGTCACCTGGCCGAGGATCTGGAGAGGATCAGGGCAGAGCTGGAGAGGCAGTCAGATGTGTACCTCTCTCAGGTCAACGGCACCCTCACTAATCACACTCACCAACTGTCTGAGCTAAGACAGGAACTCAGGAACTGCACGTCGAAGGCAGAGCCCACCCAGCAGAACCTATTCCTCGTAGAGTCAGAACAATTAAGAGGAGACCAGTAA